The following are encoded in a window of Haloplanus vescus genomic DNA:
- a CDS encoding protein-L-isoaspartate O-methyltransferase family protein, producing the protein MDPAVLREDMVDGLDHTLDDLDESLGVAMRTVPRHVFVEDRPYDNRATDHAGTTVLAPKTVARLLGALDVDDDDSVLVVGVGVGYTAALLAELVGARRVHAVDIARRLVLDARRNLRQAGYEGVLVDCRDGADGLPEYAHFDRILVEAAAVRPPRALLDQLAPDGRLVMPMGTPDPTLVALAPDDSPEGYAVAEEFGPATLAPLLVDGEQAGGVTRNRTEREDREFGEQGYFAPTGWEHEWIDWDDRLDGGRGHHRR; encoded by the coding sequence ATGGACCCCGCAGTGTTGCGCGAGGACATGGTCGACGGCCTCGACCACACTCTCGACGACCTCGACGAGTCCCTCGGGGTGGCCATGCGAACGGTCCCCCGGCACGTCTTCGTCGAGGACCGCCCGTACGACAACCGCGCGACCGACCACGCCGGCACGACGGTGCTCGCACCCAAGACGGTCGCCCGACTCCTCGGCGCACTCGATGTCGACGACGACGATTCCGTCCTCGTCGTCGGCGTCGGCGTCGGCTACACGGCGGCGCTACTTGCCGAACTCGTCGGCGCTCGCCGCGTGCACGCCGTCGACATCGCCCGCCGACTCGTTCTCGACGCGCGCCGAAATCTCCGACAGGCCGGCTACGAGGGCGTCCTCGTCGACTGCCGCGACGGCGCCGACGGCCTCCCGGAGTACGCCCACTTCGACCGCATCCTCGTCGAAGCGGCGGCGGTGCGCCCGCCCCGCGCGCTTCTCGACCAGCTCGCCCCCGACGGCCGACTCGTGATGCCGATGGGGACGCCCGACCCGACGCTCGTTGCCCTCGCGCCCGACGACTCGCCCGAGGGCTACGCCGTCGCCGAGGAGTTCGGCCCGGCGACGCTCGCCCCCCTCCTCGTCGACGGCGAACAGGCCGGGGGCGTCACGCGCAACCGGACCGAGCGCGAGGACCGCGAGTTCGGCGAGCAGGGCTACTTCGCGCCCACCGGCTGGGAACACGAGTGGATAGACTGGGACGACCGACTCGACGGCGGCCGCGGCCACCACCGTCGCTAA